One genomic segment of Rhodohalobacter mucosus includes these proteins:
- the rpoC gene encoding DNA-directed RNA polymerase subunit beta': MPSTKTLTVTKDFSTIGISLASAETILSRSHGEVLTPETINYRTFKPEMDGLFCEKIFGPVKDYECHCGKYKRIRYKGIICDRCGVEVTRKAVRRERMGHITLTVPIVHIWYFKSLPSKIAYLLGYSSKNLERIVYYETFVVINPGLARDLGYKRGDLISEEEKYDILDQLPEDHYELEDDDEDKFLVKDGAEAIQGLLLTMDLDSLAYTLRDEVKNETSQMRKKKKLKRLQVIESFRAANQHTENHPEWMIQSVIPVIPPELRPLVPLEGGRFATSDLNDLYRRVIIRNNRLKRLIDIKAPDVILRNEKRMLQEAVDSLYDNSRKSNAVRNNNRPLKSLSDMLKGKSGRFRQNLLGKRVDYSGRSVIVVGPELKMHECGLPKEMAVELYKPFVIRRLIERGYVKTVKSAKKVVDRRDAVVWEVLENVIDGHPVLLNRAPTLHRLGIQAYQPVLIEEKAIRLHPLSCTAFNADFDGDQMAVHLPLSHDAVLEASILMLGSHNILSPASGGPVAVPSQDMILGIYYLTKMGNGKLGEGKTFADPDEVIVAYDQGKLDTHAKINVRIPITNDEGETEYEIIKSTTGRVIFNTILPEGVEFVNKTLGKKELRTLISDIHTEVGTRETAEFLDKMKKVGFERATTGGLSFSLEDIIIPEAKRELIQKAQDEVSEIQDRYEMGFITDNERYNQVIDKWTSTTNRVSETLFQSLADDKDGFNAVFMMADSGARGSKEQIRQLGGMRGLMAKPQKSSMQQGNEVIENPILSSFREGLTVLEYFISTHGARKGLADTALKTADAGYLTRRLVDVSQDIIINEQDCGTLRGIKMQALKDNEDVIQSLEDRIMGRVSMHEVRDPITDEILCEANQLITEKIAKKVAETSIEEVEIRSVLTCETERGVCAKCYGRDMARNSLVQVGEAVGVIAAQSIGEPGTQLTLRTFHVGGTASRMESDSQHKAKFDGKVEFENVRVVEYDDGEEIHNVVLSRAGELKLIDEDGKVLNTYNVPYGAEMLVEEGDSVPKGMPLCKWDPYNALIFSELEGTVEYKDIIEEITYTADTDAQTGHREKVIIDSRDRSLVPTLVVKGVDDRIRENTLPVDTHIVVEDGEKVQAGQILAKIPRAASKSKDITAGLPRVTELFEARSPSDPAAVTEIDGIVKMGGRKRGSQEVIVESKDGTDEKKYLIPLSKHILVQENDFVKAGQALSDGTIPAQEILNILGPFAVQSYLVNEIQEVYRLQGVKINDKHIEVIVRTMMQKVEVTDPGDTMYLEGDKVDRFELNNRNDELIGKFVVTDPGGSELKRGAILDRREVREVNNELIKAGKDELQTREAEPAISKPILLGITRASLSTESWLSAASFQETTKVLTQASIEAKKDLLRGLKENVIVGHKVPAGTGLLKYDELIVGSKADYDETDEEIEKVFESLGADNPEEENE, translated from the coding sequence TTGCCGTCAACAAAAACATTAACTGTTACCAAAGACTTTTCCACCATCGGGATCTCTCTAGCTTCGGCTGAGACCATTTTATCCCGTTCTCACGGAGAAGTTCTGACACCGGAAACCATTAATTACAGAACATTCAAACCGGAAATGGATGGTCTTTTCTGTGAAAAGATCTTCGGTCCGGTTAAAGACTATGAATGCCACTGTGGTAAATACAAGCGTATCCGGTACAAAGGCATTATCTGTGACCGGTGCGGTGTTGAAGTAACCAGAAAAGCCGTCAGGCGGGAGCGAATGGGCCATATAACCCTGACGGTTCCCATTGTACATATCTGGTACTTCAAATCATTGCCAAGTAAAATTGCCTACCTGCTTGGATACTCTTCCAAAAACCTGGAGCGAATTGTTTATTACGAAACATTTGTTGTAATCAATCCGGGTCTGGCTCGCGATCTTGGTTACAAGAGGGGTGACCTGATTTCAGAAGAGGAGAAATATGACATCCTCGACCAGCTTCCTGAAGATCATTACGAGCTTGAGGATGACGATGAGGATAAATTTCTTGTCAAAGACGGAGCGGAAGCCATACAGGGACTGCTCCTTACCATGGATCTTGACAGCCTGGCGTACACGCTGCGCGATGAGGTGAAGAATGAAACCTCGCAGATGCGCAAGAAGAAAAAGCTGAAGAGGCTGCAGGTAATCGAATCATTCCGTGCTGCCAATCAGCACACGGAGAATCATCCGGAGTGGATGATTCAGAGCGTGATACCGGTTATACCACCCGAACTGCGCCCGCTTGTTCCCCTGGAAGGCGGCCGGTTTGCAACGTCTGATCTTAACGATCTTTACCGCCGTGTGATTATCCGGAATAACAGGCTGAAGCGTCTGATCGACATCAAGGCCCCGGATGTGATTTTGCGTAATGAGAAACGCATGCTTCAGGAAGCTGTGGACTCTCTGTACGACAATTCAAGAAAATCGAACGCAGTTCGAAACAATAACCGTCCGCTGAAATCACTCAGCGATATGCTGAAAGGCAAGAGCGGCCGTTTTCGTCAAAACCTGCTTGGAAAGAGGGTTGATTATTCAGGTCGTTCCGTTATTGTTGTTGGTCCTGAGCTTAAAATGCATGAATGCGGGCTCCCCAAAGAGATGGCTGTTGAGCTCTACAAGCCATTCGTGATTCGACGGCTGATTGAACGCGGATACGTGAAAACGGTGAAAAGCGCTAAAAAGGTTGTTGATCGCCGCGATGCGGTAGTCTGGGAAGTTCTGGAAAACGTCATTGACGGACATCCTGTTCTTCTGAACCGTGCACCTACACTTCACCGTTTGGGTATTCAGGCTTATCAGCCTGTATTGATCGAGGAGAAAGCGATCCGTCTGCACCCGCTCTCATGTACAGCGTTTAATGCTGACTTTGACGGTGACCAGATGGCGGTTCACCTTCCTTTAAGCCACGATGCCGTACTGGAGGCGTCTATACTAATGCTTGGCTCACACAATATTCTGAGCCCTGCAAGTGGCGGTCCCGTAGCCGTTCCGTCCCAGGATATGATTCTGGGTATTTATTACCTCACAAAAATGGGCAATGGCAAATTGGGTGAAGGTAAAACATTTGCCGACCCGGATGAGGTCATTGTAGCCTACGATCAGGGCAAGCTGGATACTCACGCCAAGATTAATGTGCGGATTCCGATAACCAATGATGAGGGTGAAACGGAATATGAGATCATTAAAAGCACAACAGGGCGCGTAATCTTCAATACAATTCTGCCAGAAGGTGTTGAGTTTGTTAATAAAACTCTCGGCAAGAAAGAACTGCGAACTCTGATCTCTGATATCCACACAGAAGTGGGAACCAGGGAAACCGCAGAGTTTCTGGACAAGATGAAGAAGGTTGGTTTTGAACGTGCCACTACAGGCGGACTCTCGTTCAGCCTCGAGGATATCATCATTCCGGAAGCCAAGCGTGAACTGATCCAGAAAGCTCAGGACGAAGTATCTGAAATTCAGGATCGGTACGAGATGGGTTTCATTACGGATAATGAACGCTACAATCAGGTTATTGACAAGTGGACGAGTACCACTAACCGTGTATCTGAAACGTTGTTTCAAAGTCTGGCTGATGATAAAGACGGTTTCAACGCTGTATTTATGATGGCCGATTCGGGAGCACGGGGTTCGAAAGAACAGATCCGTCAGCTGGGTGGTATGCGTGGTTTGATGGCCAAACCGCAAAAAAGCTCCATGCAGCAGGGGAACGAGGTAATTGAAAACCCGATTCTCTCCAGTTTCCGTGAGGGCCTGACGGTTCTTGAGTACTTTATTTCGACTCACGGTGCCCGTAAGGGTCTTGCTGATACGGCCCTGAAAACTGCCGATGCCGGATACCTTACCCGTCGCCTGGTTGATGTTTCACAGGATATTATTATCAATGAGCAGGACTGCGGTACGCTTCGGGGTATCAAGATGCAGGCTCTCAAGGATAATGAGGACGTGATACAAAGCCTGGAAGACAGAATTATGGGGCGTGTATCCATGCACGAAGTTCGTGACCCGATTACTGACGAGATACTCTGTGAAGCGAATCAGCTGATCACGGAAAAAATTGCCAAGAAAGTGGCTGAGACATCCATCGAAGAGGTGGAGATCCGGTCTGTACTGACTTGTGAAACCGAGCGGGGCGTGTGTGCCAAATGCTACGGTCGCGATATGGCCCGGAACAGCCTGGTACAGGTTGGTGAAGCCGTGGGCGTTATTGCAGCACAGTCGATTGGTGAACCGGGTACCCAGCTTACGCTTCGTACATTCCACGTTGGAGGTACAGCTTCACGCATGGAGTCGGATTCACAGCACAAAGCCAAATTTGACGGTAAAGTTGAGTTCGAAAATGTGCGTGTAGTAGAGTATGACGACGGTGAAGAGATTCACAATGTGGTACTGAGCCGCGCCGGTGAACTTAAGCTGATCGACGAAGACGGCAAGGTGCTGAATACGTATAACGTACCTTATGGTGCTGAAATGCTCGTTGAGGAAGGTGACAGCGTACCGAAAGGAATGCCGCTCTGTAAGTGGGATCCCTACAACGCATTGATCTTCAGTGAGCTGGAAGGTACAGTAGAGTACAAAGACATCATCGAAGAGATCACCTATACAGCCGATACGGATGCCCAAACGGGTCACCGTGAAAAAGTGATTATTGACTCGAGAGACAGGTCATTGGTGCCTACACTTGTAGTGAAAGGCGTCGACGACCGTATCCGGGAAAATACGCTTCCGGTCGACACACATATCGTGGTCGAAGATGGTGAAAAAGTTCAGGCTGGTCAGATTCTTGCCAAGATTCCAAGAGCTGCATCCAAATCGAAGGACATTACAGCCGGTCTGCCTCGTGTAACCGAACTGTTTGAGGCGCGCTCACCGAGCGATCCCGCAGCCGTTACCGAAATTGACGGTATCGTGAAAATGGGCGGTCGGAAGCGAGGCTCTCAGGAAGTGATTGTTGAAAGCAAGGACGGAACAGATGAGAAGAAGTACCTGATTCCTCTTTCAAAGCATATCCTTGTTCAGGAGAACGACTTCGTGAAGGCGGGTCAGGCTCTGAGTGACGGTACCATACCGGCACAGGAGATTCTGAATATTCTCGGTCCGTTTGCGGTTCAGTCCTATCTCGTAAATGAGATTCAGGAGGTTTACAGGCTGCAGGGTGTGAAAATTAATGACAAGCACATCGAAGTGATTGTTCGCACCATGATGCAGAAAGTGGAAGTAACCGATCCCGGAGATACAATGTATCTTGAGGGCGATAAGGTTGACCGCTTTGAGCTTAATAACAGAAATGATGAACTGATCGGTAAGTTTGTAGTAACTGATCCGGGCGGCAGTGAGCTGAAGCGGGGTGCAATCCTCGACAGACGCGAGGTCCGGGAAGTGAACAACGAACTGATTAAGGCCGGCAAGGATGAGCTTCAGACACGTGAGGCTGAGCCTGCCATTTCAAAACCGATACTTCTGGGAATTACCCGGGCATCGCTCTCTACCGAGAGCTGGCTCTCGGCAGCATCCTTCCAGGAAACGACGAAGGTTCTTACACAAGCTTCCATTGAAGCCAAGAAAGACCTTCTGCGCGGACTGAAGGAGAATGTGATTGTTGGCCATAAGGTACCTGCCGGTACAGGCCTACTCAAATACGATGAACTCATTGTTGGTTCCAAAGCCGATTATGACGAAACCGATGAGGAGATTGAAAAAGTGTTTGAGTCACTTGGAGCCGATAATCCGGAAGAAGAGAACGAATAA
- a CDS encoding YtxH domain-containing protein produces MSSSGKDFTIGLVAGALIGSAVAILYAPDSGSNTRDKISYRLSTYVDELNKLIDELQNEKEKYVSDAKKKGDDVVSDAKKRADDLIREAESLLENIEKKS; encoded by the coding sequence ATGAGCAGTTCTGGAAAAGACTTCACAATTGGGCTGGTAGCCGGCGCACTGATCGGTTCGGCAGTCGCCATTCTTTATGCTCCCGACTCCGGTTCCAATACAAGAGACAAAATATCCTATCGCCTGAGCACATATGTTGATGAGCTCAACAAGCTGATTGACGAACTACAGAATGAGAAGGAAAAATATGTGTCTGACGCCAAAAAGAAAGGCGACGATGTTGTAAGTGATGCAAAAAAACGTGCAGATGACCTAATCCGCGAAGCTGAGTCACTTCTTGAAAACATTGAGAAAAAAAGCTGA
- the fsa gene encoding fructose-6-phosphate aldolase, protein MKFFIDTADLEEIHEAHDMGVLDGVTTNPSLCAKVGVKDFEGHIAKICDIVDGDVSAEVISTEFADIVSEGRNIASIADNVVVKVPLIKDGIKAIKTLSDEGIKTNCTLCFSPSQALIAAKAGATYISPFIGRLDDISSEGMNLIADIRMIYDNYGLETEILAASIRHPMHLVESARMGADVATMPLKVIVGLLKHPLTDIGLERFLADWDKLQETLKK, encoded by the coding sequence ATGAAATTTTTCATCGATACCGCCGACCTTGAAGAAATCCATGAAGCCCATGACATGGGTGTGCTTGACGGAGTTACAACCAACCCCAGTCTGTGCGCCAAGGTAGGAGTAAAGGATTTTGAAGGGCATATTGCTAAAATATGCGATATTGTGGACGGTGACGTCTCGGCGGAGGTAATCTCCACTGAATTCGCGGATATCGTATCCGAAGGCCGGAACATTGCATCCATTGCAGACAATGTGGTGGTCAAGGTGCCTTTGATCAAGGATGGCATCAAAGCGATAAAGACGCTGAGTGATGAGGGGATTAAAACCAACTGTACACTATGCTTTTCACCATCACAGGCGCTGATAGCTGCAAAAGCCGGAGCCACATACATCTCACCGTTCATCGGCCGGCTGGATGACATCTCAAGTGAAGGAATGAACCTGATTGCCGATATCCGGATGATCTACGATAATTACGGACTTGAGACCGAAATTCTGGCTGCAAGTATTCGTCATCCGATGCACCTGGTTGAATCCGCACGAATGGGTGCAGACGTAGCCACAATGCCGTTGAAAGTAATCGTAGGCCTGCTTAAACACCCGCTCACCGATATTGGGCTCGAGAGGTTCCTGGCCGACTGGGACAAGCTGCAGGAAACGCTTAAGAAATAA
- a CDS encoding S41 family peptidase produces the protein MKRLLLVLVLFIISEQVFAQINAKMMRYMDVSDSHITFVYGGDIWIVNKDGGTASQLTSSLGEESWPQYSPDGDYIAYTASYNGNQDVYVIPAMGGVPTRVTYASYPDRMVAWHPDGERLLIASRRTMGQRSANQLFMVHRDGGMPEALPLPYGELASFSPDGSQLAYITKITENYPFKRYKGGLASDILIYNMDENRVENITENEYNDGKPAWAGNIVYFLSDQGPEFRLNIWMHDTTTGMQRQITRYDEFDISYLSAGPDELVFEMGGGLYLMDLESRNVRQVNVDVVSDKSLEIPRRTDVSRSIARMTAAPGGKRIVFEARGELFNVPASDGYTSNLTRSSGAFDHNPAWSPDGTTLAYWSDKDGEYEIYLHNMTDGSEPQKLSDRGEGYGYSLNWSPDSEKLAFIDETNTIYVIDAENGRVREAGHTNWNIGHNGRYGYVLSWSPDSKWLAFTRGLENAQYAVMLYDTEENELHQATTGFYSDSSPVFSADGNYLFYASNREFSSVYSDMDNTWVYPNSTQLVTVSLTGDIPSLLPPKNDVVEVTGGEEEAGENGNGNGDDEEEMSVSIDFDGFESRITEIPVPAGNIGNLMAFDGKLVYLRYPNSGSGGGSPSLMAFDFEKREQITIMESVNRAQPTADGKAILVQSNGRFGVIQPQPGQNIDTPVSTDGLVMQLEVRKEWEQIFHDTWRRYRDFFYDPEMQQVDWDEMRERYGALLPDARTRWDISNIQSNMLSELSAGHTYTRGGDTESIDFISTGYLGIDWELDDNMYRIGRIVRPADWDTQVRSPFDRPGVSVNEGDYIHSVNGIELDPNQDPYMAFEGLDGKTVSLMISENGRIDDAREVVVTTLSLGQESNLRYLEWIENNRKMVDELSDGRLGYIYMSNTSGQGQQELVRMYYGQLHKQGFIIDERFNGGGQLADRFLELLTRPVVYNLHWRHGRDHTQPVHTNTGPMGMLINGWAGSGGDGLPWAFQELEAGPIVGERTLGILVGPATGHSLIDGGGITVPGARLYDNDGHWFWEGEGVRPDIPVWDDPNMLMQGRDPQMERVVQEVLRNLEANPPRMTPAPPYEDRTARGLRRNRN, from the coding sequence ATGAAACGACTTCTCTTGGTTCTCGTTCTATTCATTATTTCTGAGCAGGTATTTGCTCAAATTAACGCTAAAATGATGCGATATATGGATGTCTCGGACTCCCATATCACGTTTGTTTATGGAGGCGACATCTGGATTGTTAACAAGGACGGAGGGACAGCCTCACAGCTAACAAGCTCACTGGGTGAAGAGTCCTGGCCCCAGTACTCGCCGGACGGCGATTACATTGCCTATACGGCAAGCTATAACGGAAATCAGGATGTATATGTAATCCCTGCAATGGGTGGTGTACCTACCCGCGTTACCTATGCTTCCTACCCGGATCGTATGGTTGCATGGCATCCCGATGGAGAGCGACTTCTCATTGCCTCCCGTCGCACTATGGGCCAGCGCTCCGCTAACCAGCTGTTTATGGTTCACAGAGATGGAGGCATGCCCGAAGCCCTTCCCCTTCCATACGGCGAACTGGCCAGTTTTTCACCCGATGGCAGTCAGCTTGCCTACATCACAAAGATCACGGAAAACTATCCTTTCAAACGATACAAGGGCGGACTTGCTTCAGACATCCTGATCTACAATATGGATGAAAACCGTGTGGAAAATATCACTGAAAACGAGTATAACGACGGTAAACCGGCATGGGCAGGTAACATCGTCTACTTTTTATCTGATCAGGGGCCTGAATTTCGGCTGAACATCTGGATGCACGATACCACAACGGGAATGCAGCGGCAAATTACACGGTACGATGAGTTCGACATATCCTACCTGTCCGCCGGACCCGATGAACTCGTGTTTGAGATGGGCGGAGGGCTTTACCTGATGGATCTGGAATCACGAAATGTCCGTCAGGTAAACGTGGACGTTGTATCGGATAAATCCCTGGAAATTCCGCGGCGCACGGATGTAAGCCGCAGTATAGCTCGCATGACGGCAGCCCCAGGCGGCAAGCGCATTGTTTTCGAAGCACGCGGAGAGCTGTTTAACGTGCCCGCTTCCGATGGGTATACCTCCAATCTCACCCGTTCAAGCGGGGCTTTTGACCACAATCCCGCATGGTCACCCGATGGTACCACTCTCGCATACTGGAGTGACAAGGACGGAGAATATGAAATTTATCTGCATAACATGACCGACGGCAGTGAGCCGCAAAAACTTTCCGATCGCGGTGAGGGATACGGGTATTCACTGAATTGGTCGCCCGATAGTGAAAAACTGGCGTTTATTGATGAGACCAACACCATTTATGTTATTGATGCGGAAAATGGACGCGTCAGGGAGGCCGGTCACACCAACTGGAATATCGGCCATAATGGCCGTTACGGTTACGTACTCAGCTGGTCGCCCGACTCAAAATGGCTCGCATTTACACGCGGCCTGGAAAATGCACAGTATGCCGTTATGCTGTATGATACAGAGGAGAATGAACTGCACCAGGCCACAACTGGATTCTACAGCGACTCCTCTCCCGTTTTCAGCGCGGACGGAAACTACCTGTTCTATGCTTCCAACCGTGAATTTTCATCCGTTTACTCTGATATGGACAACACCTGGGTTTATCCCAATTCCACTCAGCTTGTAACGGTGAGCCTTACCGGCGACATCCCTTCCCTTCTGCCCCCTAAAAACGATGTGGTAGAAGTAACCGGCGGTGAAGAAGAAGCCGGTGAGAATGGAAACGGTAACGGTGATGACGAAGAGGAGATGTCCGTTTCAATTGATTTCGATGGTTTTGAGTCACGCATCACGGAGATTCCGGTTCCAGCCGGCAACATCGGCAACCTGATGGCCTTTGACGGTAAATTGGTCTATCTGCGATATCCCAATTCGGGATCTGGCGGCGGTTCTCCATCGCTGATGGCATTCGATTTCGAAAAAAGAGAACAGATAACCATTATGGAAAGTGTGAATCGTGCACAACCTACCGCCGACGGCAAAGCCATCCTGGTTCAGTCGAACGGACGTTTTGGTGTGATTCAGCCTCAGCCGGGACAGAATATCGATACGCCCGTTTCAACCGACGGACTGGTGATGCAGCTTGAGGTTCGCAAGGAGTGGGAACAGATTTTCCATGATACATGGAGGCGGTACCGTGATTTCTTCTACGATCCGGAGATGCAGCAGGTTGACTGGGATGAGATGCGTGAGCGCTATGGGGCCCTGCTTCCGGATGCACGTACACGGTGGGACATCTCAAACATTCAGTCGAACATGCTGTCGGAGCTGAGCGCAGGCCACACCTATACGCGCGGTGGTGATACGGAGAGCATTGATTTTATCAGCACCGGATACCTGGGTATCGATTGGGAACTGGATGACAACATGTACCGCATCGGCCGAATCGTACGCCCTGCCGATTGGGATACGCAGGTGCGTTCACCATTCGACCGACCCGGAGTCAGCGTAAATGAGGGAGACTATATTCATTCCGTTAACGGAATTGAGCTTGACCCGAATCAGGATCCCTACATGGCCTTTGAAGGACTCGACGGCAAGACCGTCTCGCTTATGATCAGTGAAAACGGACGCATCGATGATGCGCGTGAGGTAGTCGTTACGACGCTGTCACTGGGCCAGGAGTCCAACCTGCGGTACCTGGAATGGATCGAGAACAACCGCAAAATGGTGGATGAACTCTCCGACGGCAGGCTCGGCTACATCTATATGTCGAACACATCCGGTCAGGGACAGCAGGAGCTGGTTCGCATGTACTACGGCCAGCTTCACAAGCAGGGTTTTATTATCGACGAGCGCTTTAACGGCGGAGGCCAGCTGGCTGACCGTTTCCTGGAGCTGCTGACACGGCCGGTGGTCTACAACCTTCACTGGCGCCATGGACGCGACCACACTCAGCCGGTTCACACCAATACAGGTCCGATGGGAATGCTGATCAATGGCTGGGCCGGTTCGGGAGGAGACGGACTCCCCTGGGCTTTTCAGGAACTTGAGGCAGGTCCGATCGTTGGGGAACGGACTCTTGGTATTCTGGTGGGCCCGGCTACAGGTCATTCGCTAATTGACGGCGGAGGAATCACTGTGCCCGGTGCACGCCTGTATGACAATGACGGGCATTGGTTCTGGGAGGGTGAAGGTGTCCGGCCCGACATCCCCGTCTGGGATGACCCGAATATGCTGATGCAGGGGCGCGATCCGCAAATGGAGCGCGTAGTACAGGAAGTGTTGCGTAACCTGGAAGCGAACCCTCCGCGCATGACCCCCGCCCCGCCCTACGAGGACCGTACGGCCCGGGGACTGCGAAGAAACAGGAATTAA
- a CDS encoding alpha/beta hydrolase family protein encodes MPAKLRTLLFSASLFIYVLSSVSPAKAQVDQSYFDYMDLFELQMVANPVISPDGNTIIYERHQFDVMTDSRFTNLWSISFSGENHQPLTSGKTYYGNVTWSPDGSRIAYTSTEEGSNQIFVRWMDSGASASITNLSESPGSLSWSPDGSMLLFSKFVPGSASDRIASLPSPPDGAEWEKPARVIDKVTYRRDGGGYVEDGSTHLFVIPAEGGAVRQLTMGDYDHGSPSWAPDGQHIMFTSDRSGNADIDPNNAQIYEMNIETGEMIQVTDKRGPHNSPRISPDGNLIAYTGYDDRFLGYQETDLYVMNRDGSNLRVISDDIDVDLSSITWATDSRSIFFRYDEEGNSKVGNIRLNGNVTMIAENLNSPSTGRPYGGGSFSMADNGRFAYPEGTTDRPAELAVGHFPTRMANRVLTDLNSELFKAKKTGTVEKFWVDSSVDDFRVHGWIITPPDFDPDKEYPMILEIHGGPHTNYGPRFSPELQFMASRGYVVVYTNPRGSTSYGSDFAAYINHNYPSEDHDDLMDAVDYVIDQGYIDEDNLFITGGSGGGVLTAWAIGKTDRFAAAVVAKPVINWYSFVLTADGIPFFSKYWFTEKPWDDPEQYLERSPISLVGNVTTPTMLLTGEVDYRTPMSETEQYYSALKLQGVDAVMVRIAGASHSIASKPSNLFRKVAYITGWFDRYKSTD; translated from the coding sequence ATGCCTGCCAAACTGCGTACACTCCTTTTTTCAGCTTCCCTTTTTATCTATGTATTGAGCTCCGTTTCACCGGCAAAGGCCCAGGTGGATCAGAGCTACTTTGACTACATGGATCTTTTTGAGCTCCAGATGGTTGCCAATCCGGTAATTTCTCCCGACGGCAACACCATTATTTATGAGCGTCACCAATTCGACGTGATGACCGACAGCCGTTTCACCAATCTTTGGAGCATTTCGTTCAGCGGTGAGAATCATCAGCCTCTCACGTCCGGCAAAACCTACTACGGAAATGTAACCTGGTCGCCCGATGGCAGCCGGATTGCCTATACCTCCACCGAAGAGGGATCAAACCAGATTTTTGTACGCTGGATGGATTCCGGAGCTTCGGCCTCCATCACCAACCTGAGCGAGAGCCCCGGCAGTTTGAGCTGGTCACCCGACGGCTCAATGCTTCTGTTTTCCAAATTTGTTCCGGGTTCGGCTTCCGATCGAATTGCATCCCTGCCCTCACCCCCTGATGGCGCCGAGTGGGAAAAACCTGCCCGAGTAATTGACAAGGTAACCTATCGCCGTGACGGAGGCGGCTATGTTGAAGACGGATCCACACACCTGTTTGTTATTCCGGCCGAAGGCGGTGCCGTGCGGCAATTAACCATGGGTGACTATGACCACGGCTCGCCGTCATGGGCACCCGATGGACAGCATATCATGTTTACGTCCGATCGATCCGGAAATGCGGATATTGATCCCAATAATGCGCAGATTTATGAGATGAATATTGAAACAGGCGAGATGATTCAGGTCACTGACAAGCGCGGACCTCACAACTCTCCGAGAATCTCTCCCGACGGCAACCTGATCGCCTACACGGGATATGACGACCGGTTTCTGGGCTACCAGGAGACGGATCTCTATGTAATGAATCGTGACGGATCGAATCTTCGGGTCATTTCAGACGATATTGATGTGGATCTATCATCCATCACCTGGGCAACCGACAGCCGCTCTATCTTCTTCCGCTATGATGAAGAGGGAAACAGCAAGGTTGGAAATATCCGGCTCAATGGTAATGTTACAATGATAGCAGAGAATCTGAACAGCCCTTCCACGGGCCGGCCATACGGAGGCGGATCCTTTTCAATGGCTGATAATGGTCGTTTTGCATACCCCGAGGGTACTACAGACCGGCCTGCGGAACTTGCTGTGGGACATTTTCCGACGCGAATGGCCAACAGGGTCCTCACCGATCTGAACAGCGAACTGTTCAAAGCCAAAAAAACGGGAACTGTGGAAAAGTTCTGGGTAGACTCCTCTGTCGATGATTTCCGCGTGCATGGCTGGATTATCACTCCTCCGGATTTTGATCCCGATAAAGAATATCCGATGATCCTGGAAATTCACGGCGGTCCGCATACCAATTACGGTCCAAGATTTTCACCCGAACTGCAGTTCATGGCCAGCCGCGGATATGTGGTGGTGTACACCAATCCCCGGGGAAGTACCAGCTACGGATCCGATTTCGCAGCATATATCAACCACAACTATCCAAGTGAAGATCACGACGATCTGATGGACGCCGTGGATTACGTAATAGACCAGGGATACATTGATGAAGACAACTTGTTCATTACAGGCGGCAGCGGCGGCGGGGTTCTCACAGCCTGGGCGATCGGAAAAACGGACCGCTTTGCAGCTGCAGTTGTAGCCAAACCGGTGATTAACTGGTACAGTTTTGTCTTAACGGCAGACGGAATCCCATTCTTCAGCAAATACTGGTTTACCGAAAAGCCATGGGACGACCCCGAACAATATCTCGAACGATCACCAATCTCTTTGGTAGGCAATGTTACTACTCCTACAATGCTATTGACCGGTGAAGTGGATTATCGCACGCCAATGAGTGAAACCGAGCAGTACTACTCGGCCCTGAAACTGCAGGGTGTGGATGCAGTGATGGTTCGCATAGCGGGGGCCAGCCACAGTATCGCTTCAAAGCCAAGTAACCTGTTCCGGAAAGTGGCTTACATTACCGGGTGGTTTGACCGGTACAAGAGTACGGATTAA